A portion of the Lolium rigidum isolate FL_2022 chromosome 1, APGP_CSIRO_Lrig_0.1, whole genome shotgun sequence genome contains these proteins:
- the LOC124661471 gene encoding E3 ubiquitin-protein ligase UPL6-like, whose protein sequence is MSSSGDPTQLDGGQALLELHNASAAKIQRYWKVAQFRRLEARESFCRTLSALVQNVDWNCFGPDSDFLGQLLFFFNAKRGEDVDMLCKICDILLLYVRSDGDLVSLFAGGVDSSRVKSVVAFCSNGFISNYILEIASCADVLPPDILANHPGQACLLANVLETATWILSEPDFAPESRAEIIGLCTSLLDGFPKITSPIDRTYVDGTIPIDIDANYYFDVDLQRHISTLFQHLVNAAVSGILSIDFSDSAGLSSTELQIVGSISFLLHGMLHSSITDGIITELVHTTEIVPALWNFIKSCHTNDKWQFFSKYCSQLLPDAPGWLLPLSIFCPMYSHILQFMDIVEFKKSERYVSLEDLPSLVFILKEALWELLLTIPLQSSSLQTTCSPLDNKKMLTQILKSSVTNGLCELLIQLENWNNMDQFVPPIGFCSTKAISDEFASQALIVGTHEAEIIRLAPFLVPFGTRLEIFQLQIVFFNEHGMKEAGVDAGGIFREFMNIITESAFSLESGFFKETADHLLYPNPESKLAHADRLQYFHFLGVLLGKAMYEGITVCLPFTIFFLRKLKQKETFFNDLFSLDPESYRTLVNMKDSDDLPYLYFIAPDGKELFPGGARMHVTAHNVTTYMHLVANYQLNCQNRVQTAQFVRGFQQLIPKEWTDMFNEHEFQLLISGSLSLNVEDLQLNTNYSGEYHMDHVVIVMFWNVLRKFSGCDQERFLMFVTGSARGPIRGFGTLNPKFGIKSYGDDPSRLPLASTCFNQLHLPPYQTEEQMHAKLIQAISSKSGFDLILFHGAEDEGWRWSGSRIGDQWETVQHVSPAVVVARVGFNMPLFSMIL, encoded by the exons atgtcctcctccggcgaccctaCGCAGCTGGACGGCGGCCAGGCGCTGCTGGAGTTGCACAACGCCTCCGCCGCTAAGATTCAG AGGTACTGGAAGGTTGCGCAGTTCAGGCGTTTGGAAGCTCGAGAATCGTTTTGCCGCACCCTTTCTGCATTAGTCCAGAATGTGGACTG GAACTGTTTTGGGCCAGATTCTGATTTTCTTGGTCAActgctcttcttcttcaatgCAAAGAGAGGAGAAGATGTTGACATGCTTTGTAAAATCTGCGACATCCTTCTGCTCTATGTTAGATCTGATG GGGATCTGGTGAGCCTCTTTGCTGGTGGTGTAGATAGCTCCAGAGTGAAATCTGTCGTG GCTTTCTGTAGTAATGGATTTATCTCAAATTATATCCTTGAGATAGCATCTTGTGCTGATGTTCTTCCACCGGACATACTGGCTAATCATCCTGGACAAGCATGCCTCCTTGCCAATGTACTTGAAACTGCAACCTGGATTTTGTCTGAACCAGACTTCGCTCCTGAAAGC AGAGCTGAAATCATTGGCCTTTGTACATCACTGCTGGATGGATTCCCAAAAATCACATCACCTATTGACA GGACATATGTCGATGGTACCATACCGATTGACATTGATGCTAACTATTATTTTGATGTTGATCTGCAAAGGCACATATCGACACTGTTTCAACACTTG GTTAATGCTGCAGTTAGTGGTATACTGAGCATAGATTTTTCCGATTCAGCTGGCCTTTCAAGTACTGAGCTACAGATTGTAGGATCCATCAGTTTTCTTCTTCATGGCATGTTGCACTCTAGTATTACTGATGGAATAATTACTGAGCTGGTGCATACCACTGAAATCGTTCCTGCACTATGGAATTTTATAAAGAGCTGCCATACAAACGATAAATGGCAGTTTTTTTCCAAGTATTGTTCTCAATTGCTTCCAGACGCTCCTGGTTGGCTATTACCTTTGTCCATTTTCTGTCCAATGTACAG CCATATCTTACAGTTTATGGATATTGTGGAATTTAAGAAATCTGAAAGATATGTTTCTCTTGAAGATTTGCCGTCTCTTGTTTTCATCTTAAAGGAG GCTTTATGGGAACTTCTGTTGACTATTCCTCTGCAATCATCTTCTTTACAGACGACATGCAGTCCTCTAGATAATAAGAAAATGTTGACTCAGATTCTCAAGAGCAGTGTTACGAATGGATTATGTGAATTACTTATACAG TTAGAGAATTGGAATAACATGGACCAATTTGTTCCTCCTATTGGTTTCTGTTCTACAAAAGCTATTAGTGATGAGTTTGCCTCTCAG GCACTTATTGTGGGAACACATGAAGCAGAAATTATAAGGCTTGCTCCGTTTTTGGTACCTTTTGGCACAAGACTTGAGATATTTCAA CTTCAAATAGTTTTTTTCAATGAGCATGGCATGAAGGAAGCTGGAGTTGATGCTGGTGGAATTTTTAGAGAGTTCATGAACATTATCACCGAGTCTGCATTTAGTTTGGAGTCTGGCTTTTTCAAG GAAACAGCGGATCATTTGTTATATCCCAACCCTGAATCGAAGTTGGCTCATGCAGATCGTCTGCAGTATTTTCATTTTCTTGGAGTTCTACTTGGGAAG GCAATGTATGAAGGGATAACAGTTTGCTTGCCATTTACAATATTCTTCTTAAGGAAGTTGAAACAGAA GGAAACATTCTTTAATGATTTGTTTTCACTTGACCCAGAATCATATCGCACTCTAGTGAATATGAAG GATTCAGATGATCTCCCCTATCTTTATTTCATTGCACCGGATGGTAAAGAACTGTTTCCTGGCGGGGCAAGGATGCATGTTACTGCTCATAATGTTACTACGTATATGCATCTTGTTGCCAACTACCAGTTAAACTGCCAG AACCGTGTGCAAACTGCACAGTTTGTGAGAGGTTTTCAACAACTTATACCCAAAGAATGGACTGATATGTTCAATGAACATGAATTTCAG CTTCTCATATCCGGCTCTCTGAGCTTGAATGTAGAAGACCTTCAGTTGAACACAAACTATAGTGGAGAATATCATATG GATCATGTGGTTATTGTTATGTTCTGGAATGTATTAAGGAAATTTAGTGGATGTGATCAAGAACGGTTTCTCAT GTTTGTAACCGGAAGTGCTCGTGGTCCGATTAGGGGTTTTGGAACCTTGAATCCGAAGTTTGGCATCAAAAG TTACGGGGATGATCCAAGCCGACTGCCTTTAGCATCTACATGCTTTAATCAGTTGCATCTCCCTCCTTATCAAAC AGAGGAACAAATGCATGCAAAGTTGATTCAAGCAATATCTTCGAAGTCAGGATTTGATCTAAT CTTATTTCACGGAGCGGAGGATGAAGGGTGGAGGTGGTCTGGTTCCAGGATTGGGGATCAGTGGGAGACGGTCCAGCATGTCAGCCCCGCTGTGGTGGTGGCCAGAGTCGGATTTAACATGCCTTTG TTCTCAATGATACTGTAG